Proteins from one Triticum aestivum cultivar Chinese Spring chromosome 7A, IWGSC CS RefSeq v2.1, whole genome shotgun sequence genomic window:
- the LOC123147065 gene encoding uncharacterized protein isoform X1 (The sequence of the model RefSeq protein was modified relative to this genomic sequence to represent the inferred CDS: added 95 bases not found in genome assembly), translating to MALESGGLAAAKRPRPPAEDGETGQHDRLSALPEPLQLRILSFLPLRSAILASSLSRSWRGLWARRWEDDGNPSSSLHHHLRPYSTPCCNKLLDILELRQSQGRRGRNDRYSLVVDTLSIRPHGLGRYLAARCGVEDLRVELRRATPDTPLLFPFPAAAGPALARLSLRGIGLSGLHSRAARPCAALEAVLLHSVRLDFQELARMLALCPRLRVLGLRSCTGISRVAVTPAMGLSSLRTVTIIDCSSLIGVDFAVVYSLRSFRYSGGFCFYLPGDAMFADLDIRFGIKKSRNVLICQKVFSGWSETRVCSKLATLTICSNVLFVVSSLLNATSHAESTKMVGDLFPRMTELQLIMLEMKAPELANIYVFLKNSGCSNLERLFVQV from the exons gccggagccgctgcAGCTGCGcatcctctccttcctcccgcTCAGGTCCGCCATCCTCGCCTCGTCCCTCTCCCGCAGCTGGCGCGGCCTCTGGGCGCGCCGCTGGGAGGACGACGGgaacccctcctcctccctccaccaccacctccgcccctACTCCACCCCTTGTTGCAACAAGCTCCTCGACATCCTCGAGCTGCGCCAGTCCCAGGGCCGGCGGGGGCGAAACGACCGCTACTCCCTCGTCGTCGACACCCTCTCGATCCGCCCCCACGGGCTCGGCCGCTACCTGGCCGCCCGCTGCGGCGTCGAGGATCTCCGCGTCGAGCTGCGGAGGGCGACTCCGGACACgccactcctcttccccttcccggCGGCGGCCGGCCCCGCCCTCGCGCGCCTCTCGCTGCGTGGCATCGGGCTCTCCGGCCTGCACAGCAGGGCCGCCCGGCCGTGCGCTGCCTTGGAGGCCGTCCTCCTCCACTCCGTCCGCCTCGACTTCCAGGAATTGGCGAGGATGCTGGCGCTGTGCCCTCGTCTCCGCGTCCTCGGCCTGCGCTCCTGTACGGGCATCAGTCGTGTCGCCGTGACGCCGGCGATGGGGCTCTCCAGCCTCAGGACCGTCACCATCATAGACTGCAGCTCCCTCATTGGTGTGGACTTCGCGGTGGTTTATAGCCTCCGGTCGTTCCGCTACAGCGGCGGTTTCTGCTTCTATCTGCCCGGCGATGCCATGTTCGCCGACCTCGACATCCGTTTCGGCATCAAGAAAAGCCGCAATGTCCTCATCTGCCAGAAG GTGTTCAGTGGCTGGTCCGAAACCCGTGTTTGCTCGAAACTTGCTACCCTCACCATCTGCAGCAATGTCCTCTTT GTTGTGTCTTCCTTGCTTAATGCAACCTCACATGCCGAATCGACCAAGATGGTGGGCGACTTATTTCCAAGAATGACGGAACTACAGTTGATTATGTTAGAAATGAAGGCCCCTGAGCTTGCAAACATCTATGTGTTCCTCAAGAACAGCGGCTGTTCTAATCTGGAGAGGCTTTTTGTGCAGGTTTAA
- the LOC123147065 gene encoding uncharacterized protein isoform X2 (The sequence of the model RefSeq protein was modified relative to this genomic sequence to represent the inferred CDS: added 95 bases not found in genome assembly) — MALESGGLAAAKRPRPPAEDGETGQHDRLSALPEPLQLRILSFLPLRSAILASSLSRSWRGLWARRWEDDGNPSSSLHHHLRPYSTPCCNKLLDILELRQSQGRRGRNDRYSLVVDTLSIRPHGLGRYLAARCGVEDLRVELRRATPDTPLLFPFPAAAGPALARLSLRGIGLSGLHSRAARPCAALEAVLLHSVRLDFQELARMLALCPRLRVLGLRSCTGISRVAVTPAMGLSSLRTVTIIDCSSLIGVDFAVVYSLRSFRYSGGFCFYLPGDAMFADLDIRFGIKKSRNVLICQKVFSGWSETRVCSKLATLTICSNVLFVCCVFLA, encoded by the exons gccggagccgctgcAGCTGCGcatcctctccttcctcccgcTCAGGTCCGCCATCCTCGCCTCGTCCCTCTCCCGCAGCTGGCGCGGCCTCTGGGCGCGCCGCTGGGAGGACGACGGgaacccctcctcctccctccaccaccacctccgcccctACTCCACCCCTTGTTGCAACAAGCTCCTCGACATCCTCGAGCTGCGCCAGTCCCAGGGCCGGCGGGGGCGAAACGACCGCTACTCCCTCGTCGTCGACACCCTCTCGATCCGCCCCCACGGGCTCGGCCGCTACCTGGCCGCCCGCTGCGGCGTCGAGGATCTCCGCGTCGAGCTGCGGAGGGCGACTCCGGACACgccactcctcttccccttcccggCGGCGGCCGGCCCCGCCCTCGCGCGCCTCTCGCTGCGTGGCATCGGGCTCTCCGGCCTGCACAGCAGGGCCGCCCGGCCGTGCGCTGCCTTGGAGGCCGTCCTCCTCCACTCCGTCCGCCTCGACTTCCAGGAATTGGCGAGGATGCTGGCGCTGTGCCCTCGTCTCCGCGTCCTCGGCCTGCGCTCCTGTACGGGCATCAGTCGTGTCGCCGTGACGCCGGCGATGGGGCTCTCCAGCCTCAGGACCGTCACCATCATAGACTGCAGCTCCCTCATTGGTGTGGACTTCGCGGTGGTTTATAGCCTCCGGTCGTTCCGCTACAGCGGCGGTTTCTGCTTCTATCTGCCCGGCGATGCCATGTTCGCCGACCTCGACATCCGTTTCGGCATCAAGAAAAGCCGCAATGTCCTCATCTGCCAGAAG GTGTTCAGTGGCTGGTCCGAAACCCGTGTTTGCTCGAAACTTGCTACCCTCACCATCTGCAGCAATGTCCTCTTTGTAT GTTGTGTCTTCCTTGCTTAA